The Oncorhynchus tshawytscha isolate Ot180627B linkage group LG32, Otsh_v2.0, whole genome shotgun sequence genome includes a region encoding these proteins:
- the LOC121841580 gene encoding zinc finger protein 318-like isoform X2 translates to MQALDLMIRAPLENEEARPLRLRVLMNQRRYPDNEVVPDDEPHNPTIQRLLNSLRTQEQDKAATGFQRFLNVLNEGVDLNKLSKIVNDENGLLIVGEELPQVWPTLPEGHVDSSSRSKSSLVEEKTKVRLEDEQRHEQMQTLLEIVGLDLGVEELGQLTDRTNDRLYGKMGDLKRKEFENEKGKREKGKRALI, encoded by the exons ATGCAAGCATTGGATCTGATGATTAGAGCTCCCCTAGAAAATGAAGAGGCCCGTCCTCTGAGACTGAGGGTTTTAATGAACCAGCGACGCTATCCCGACAATGAG GTGGTCCCTGATGATGAACCGCATAATCCAACCATTCAGAGGCTACTTAATTCACTCAGGACACAGGAGCAAGATAAAGCAGCCACGGGCTTCCAGCGCTTCCTCAATGTCCTCAATGAAGGGGTGGACCTCAACAAGCTCTCAAAGATCGTCAACGACGAAAATGGGTTACTCATTGTGGGCGAGGAGCTACCACAAGTTTGGCCGACTCTGCCCGAGGGTCATGTTGACTCCAGCAGTAGATCCAAGTCTTCTCTAGTTGAGGAGAAGACGAAGGTGAGGCTTGAGGATGAGCAGCGGCACGAGCAGATGCAGACCCTGCTGGAGATCGTTGGGCTGGACTTGGGGGTTGAGGAGTTgggtcagctgacagacaggaccAATGACAGGCTGTATGGGAAGATGGGAGACTTGAAAAGGAAGGAGTTCGAGAATGAGAAGGGGAAAAGAGAAAAGGGAAAGCGAGCCCTCATTTAA
- the LOC121841580 gene encoding uncharacterized protein LOC121841580 isoform X1 — protein sequence MDNTIFKTYNNVADRSSRVCLPLKRRVLDILSKFRRTPVRYLLPKDTPAELKNQNKMQALDLMIRAPLENEEARPLRLRVLMNQRRYPDNEVVPDDEPHNPTIQRLLNSLRTQEQDKAATGFQRFLNVLNEGVDLNKLSKIVNDENGLLIVGEELPQVWPTLPEGHVDSSSRSKSSLVEEKTKVRLEDEQRHEQMQTLLEIVGLDLGVEELGQLTDRTNDRLYGKMGDLKRKEFENEKGKREKGKRALI from the exons ATGGACAATACAATATTCAAAACATACAACAATGTCGCCGACAGGTCGTCACGCGTATGCCTACCTCTTAAACGGAGGGTGCTGGACATTCTAAGTAAGTTCAGAAGAACACCGGTACGGTACCTACTGCCTAAG GATACCCCTGCCGAGCTGAAGAATCAAAACAAGATGCAAGCATTGGATCTGATGATTAGAGCTCCCCTAGAAAATGAAGAGGCCCGTCCTCTGAGACTGAGGGTTTTAATGAACCAGCGACGCTATCCCGACAATGAG GTGGTCCCTGATGATGAACCGCATAATCCAACCATTCAGAGGCTACTTAATTCACTCAGGACACAGGAGCAAGATAAAGCAGCCACGGGCTTCCAGCGCTTCCTCAATGTCCTCAATGAAGGGGTGGACCTCAACAAGCTCTCAAAGATCGTCAACGACGAAAATGGGTTACTCATTGTGGGCGAGGAGCTACCACAAGTTTGGCCGACTCTGCCCGAGGGTCATGTTGACTCCAGCAGTAGATCCAAGTCTTCTCTAGTTGAGGAGAAGACGAAGGTGAGGCTTGAGGATGAGCAGCGGCACGAGCAGATGCAGACCCTGCTGGAGATCGTTGGGCTGGACTTGGGGGTTGAGGAGTTgggtcagctgacagacaggaccAATGACAGGCTGTATGGGAAGATGGGAGACTTGAAAAGGAAGGAGTTCGAGAATGAGAAGGGGAAAAGAGAAAAGGGAAAGCGAGCCCTCATTTAA